The DNA region AAGATAAAGCGAATAATCAATGCCCCATGCCCCATGCCCAATGACAAATGACAAATGACAAATGACAAATGACTAATTGGTGTGAGGAGTTAGTTATGAAGTGTATTCAATATTTGGTTTCAGTTTTGGGGGCTGGCTTGGTGTTGAGTCTGGCAACTGCTAAACCAGTACAAGCTCAAGTAGCTTATGGCAGTTATGTCGGTATAGGCCCCACTGTTGGTTTTACTGATGGTATCCAATTGGGTGGAGTTCTAGCCGGTCGCTACAAGCTTTTGGAAGCGCCACTTTCACTACGTGCCCAAGTGTTAATTGGTAATAATACGGCAATTGTGCCAACGGTTTCCTACGATTTACCCCTTAACTGGCAAGCTGATGCTTACCTGGGTGCTGGATTAGTGTTGGCTAGTGGTGGTGGTTCTTCTCCTGTGGGCGACAAAATTAGTTTTGCTTTACAACCGGGCATTGATTATATGATCCCAAATAGCAATACTGTACTTTTTGGCAATGCCATTATCGCTTTTGATGCCTACCGTGATAGCGGTGGTACAGCTATCTCTGTACAAGGTGGTGTTGGTTTGAGATTTTAAGGGGCAGAAAAAAACCCTACTGCGATCGCTATCCCTATCCCTATCCCTAAGAAGCGTTAAACTTCATTGCAAATTAAGAAGTTAGTCAAAATAACGTGATACTTTTTGTTCATGAAGAGAGACAGCATAGGATTAACACAGGAGAACACAGTGGCAATGGAATCAAATTTATTAACGAATGCAAGCGCAGATGAAATGAATCAAGATTTCAGTGAATATGTCGCCAACCTGCAACTTCACATGACTCTGCAAGCTCGCAATCTTGTTCCAACCCTGAAGCAAACACTGGTAGATAGTCGCCACCAATTACTCCATCAAACTCAAGCCCAATTTGAAAAGCTAGTTTCTCGACAAGGGCTATAAAATATATACAAATTTTAATCAAAATTCCAATAAAATATAAGGCAGATGTTGTTGGGTTAATGCCAATGGTGTTCTCACAAGGTCTGCTTTTTCTGCTTTTTTAAGTATTGAGTTACTGAAATCACCCTTTTGGCGCAATAGTAAGGGGCAAAAAGCAGTTAATATTATTTCAGCAGTTCCTTTGAAGAGCAGTTAGTTAAGGCTAAATAGCGGCTCGAATAAAAATGACTTCATTACTTCCCAGAAACCTCAGCGTTATTATCCGACCAGTCCAATACCGGGATCTGGACGGAATTGAGCGCATAACTCAAGAGTCATTCTCAGCCCTCACTCCCAAGGGAGCAGGTTTTGCTATCAGCCAGATGCTCATACTGCGTCGCTGGTATGGATTACTCAAATTTTTGAGTTGGTTTCCTAACCCGCTACAGTATCGCCTCTGTGCCTACATAGCAGAGCAAGGACGGATGCTTTTAGGGATGATTCAAGTGTCACCCTTTAACCGGACACGCAGCACTTGGCGCATTGATCAAGTGCTGTTAGAGCGTGGTGTCGATAAACAAGGAACTGGCTCACAACTTTTGCGTCATTGCTTTGAATCGATTCTGGAAGCTCGGACTTGGTTACTGGAAGTTAATATCAATGACATAGAGGCGCTGGCACTATATCGGCAAAATGGATTCCAGCGTCTGGCAGAAATGACGTACTGGGAAATTGGGCCAGAATTACTGGCTGAATTGGCGCAAGCAGAGCCAGACTTACCCAACCTTTTGCCAGTAAGTAATGCTGATGCCCAGTTGCTATATCAATTAGATACGGCATCGATGCCACCTTTGGTACGTCAGGTTTTTGACCGTAACACCCGCGACTTTAAAACCAGTTTGTTTGGTGCTTTAACAGATGCAGTAATGCAATGGGTCAGCAAAACAGAAGTAGTGAGTGGTTACGTATTTGAACCGCAACGCAAGGCTGCGATCGGCTATTTTCAGGTGCAACTTGACCGTAAGGGTGAAGTCCCCCACGTTGCAACGCTAACTGTTCATCCTGCTTATACTTGGCTGTATCCAGAATTATTATCTCAGCTGGCTCGTATTGCCCAAGATTTTCCCCAGCAAGGGTTACAACTCGCTTCTTCAGACTATCAGGCAGAGCGAGAAGAATATTTGGAGCGAATTGGGGCAAAACGCATAGAACATACATTAGTTATGTCTCGCTCTGTATGGCACAAGCTACGAGAGTCTAAATTCGTCTCCTTAGAAGGAATTCAGTGGACTGATATGCTGCAAGGTTTACAACCAGCACGTAAACCTATACCGGGTGGGATGTCATGGATACAACCAGGACAACTGCCATCGTCAGATAAACCACTGCAAAGCTTGTCAGAACCGATTAACTTTTCGGTAAAAAATCCTAGCGTGGAAGCATCACCGATTTCGGAATCAGCAGATGCACAGCAGGAGAATTAATTGTGATATCCCAAGAGCAACCAAAACCTTTTATTTCAGCATTGGGACTAGATTTCGGTCGCAAGCGGATTGGTGTGGCCGGGTGCGATCGCACGGGTTTAATTGCCACGGGAATTACCACAATTGAGCGCACATCTTTTGAGCAGGATGTGGAGCAAATCCGGCAAATAGTTAATGAACGCGAGGTGCAAATCCTGGTGATGGGCTTACCCTATTCAATGGATGGCTCACTAGGATTTCAAGCGCGTCAAGTTCAAAAATTTACTACAAGACTTGCTAAAGCACTGAAACTGCCTGTGGAATATATCGATGAGCGATTAACTTCATTTCAAGCAGAACAACTGCTGATAGCTGAGAACCGCTCCCCGTCACGCCATAAAGGTTTGATTGACCGCAAGGCAGCCGCTTTGATTTTACAACAATGGCTGGATGTTAAGCGTGCTAGTTCCCGCAGTTCAGTTGCAGCTATTGAATATTGATACCTTTTAACATGATATTCTGAAAACGATTAGCCAGCAGTTGTATCTACGTATAACGCTGTTTAGTTGGCATAATAATGTCATTAAATAGTTAAGCGATTTTCAAAGTTGCTGGTATTTATTAAATTTCTACATTTCGGCTATGTTTTCCTCTCCATTTCCTGAAGAAAATGATAACGCTCATGCGGGTTCCATCACTTTAACCGATGATAAAGGGCGATCGCTCGAATGTTACATAGAGCATTCCCTAGAAGTCGATGGACAAGAATACGTTTTACTTCTTCCTGTAGACTCACCTGTAGAAATTTTTTCTTGGGAAGGTGACGGTGAGGAAGAAGAAGCGGTTCTGGTAGAAGATGACACCATTATTGAGCAAATTTTTGCCACTGCCCAAGCTGTACTATCTGAGCAGAACCTGATATTAAAGAATACAGCTTATGCTCTGACTGTTGCAGGTGATTTACCGCCCGTTGAAGAATCAGAACTTTTCACTTTAGAAATCGAAGACGAAGAGGCAGATTTAGATCCGGAGCAATTACAGCTACTCGCTAGCTTCTATGATGAAGATCAGGAGTATGCAATTTATACACCCCTCGATCCCTTGTTATTTTTTGCACGGATAACAAAAACAGGTGAACCTGAATTACTTTCTCCAGAGGAATTTCGGAAAGTGCAGCCTCTGTTAGAAGAACATCTTTTTAATGAAGTGGAATAAGATTAAAAATTCAAAATGTAACATTTTCATTTTGAATTTTTTAACTGGGAATGTTTAATTGGAATACAAATTTACTTAAACCTTTTACCATGTCCCATTAACTGTGGAAGCAATGTAATTATTGACACTAAATTGGGACAATTAGTACCGCATGGCGGAAGTCAAAAGTAGCCAGTGCGTTGGGCGGCTTTGCCGACTTGTTCGCGCAGCGTCTCCGACAGGAGAAGCAACTGGCGTTCAAAATCAAAAGTCAAAAAGTTTATAGGGCAGACTTTTTGGCTATTTGGATTGGGT from Nostoc commune NIES-4072 includes:
- a CDS encoding GNAT family N-acetyltransferase, coding for MTSLLPRNLSVIIRPVQYRDLDGIERITQESFSALTPKGAGFAISQMLILRRWYGLLKFLSWFPNPLQYRLCAYIAEQGRMLLGMIQVSPFNRTRSTWRIDQVLLERGVDKQGTGSQLLRHCFESILEARTWLLEVNINDIEALALYRQNGFQRLAEMTYWEIGPELLAELAQAEPDLPNLLPVSNADAQLLYQLDTASMPPLVRQVFDRNTRDFKTSLFGALTDAVMQWVSKTEVVSGYVFEPQRKAAIGYFQVQLDRKGEVPHVATLTVHPAYTWLYPELLSQLARIAQDFPQQGLQLASSDYQAEREEYLERIGAKRIEHTLVMSRSVWHKLRESKFVSLEGIQWTDMLQGLQPARKPIPGGMSWIQPGQLPSSDKPLQSLSEPINFSVKNPSVEASPISESADAQQEN
- the ruvX gene encoding Holliday junction resolvase RuvX, whose protein sequence is MISQEQPKPFISALGLDFGRKRIGVAGCDRTGLIATGITTIERTSFEQDVEQIRQIVNEREVQILVMGLPYSMDGSLGFQARQVQKFTTRLAKALKLPVEYIDERLTSFQAEQLLIAENRSPSRHKGLIDRKAAALILQQWLDVKRASSRSSVAAIEY
- a CDS encoding DUF3727 domain-containing protein gives rise to the protein MFSSPFPEENDNAHAGSITLTDDKGRSLECYIEHSLEVDGQEYVLLLPVDSPVEIFSWEGDGEEEEAVLVEDDTIIEQIFATAQAVLSEQNLILKNTAYALTVAGDLPPVEESELFTLEIEDEEADLDPEQLQLLASFYDEDQEYAIYTPLDPLLFFARITKTGEPELLSPEEFRKVQPLLEEHLFNEVE